The following coding sequences are from one Triticum dicoccoides isolate Atlit2015 ecotype Zavitan chromosome 4A, WEW_v2.0, whole genome shotgun sequence window:
- the LOC119284883 gene encoding B3 domain-containing protein Os03g0212300-like, with product MEGFEFFQIILDNSSSRLRLPDKFTRVLLDGGKPQEVKLQEAGHGRRFWDVKVVLDADGHMYLGRGWEQFARAHDLRLGYFLVFSFDGDAVLTVKVFDVSMCRRHYQHDGDTSSGSSSDGDSGSSNASDGGSGGNNWSLAEMDVEDGPTGQFSAMLRKCNLGMKQEQYLNVPVDFQLAHGYAERSKVELRMRGKSWLVHLKHNPKTGGRPRASFRYGWHQFCVDNALGEGDTCFFRALRQGSAGGGGEDHLLKVEVRRRDGSFLV from the exons AtggaaggtttcgagttcttcCAGATCATACTTGACAACTCCTCGAGCAGGCTG aggctgcctgacaagttTACCAGGGTGCTGCTAGACGGCGGCAAGCCCCAGGAAGTGAAGCTACAGGAGGCCGGCCATGGGCGTCGCTTCTGGGACGTGAAGGTGGTGCTGGAcgccgacggccacatgtacctaggGCGCGGCTGGGAGCAGTTCGCCCGTGCGCACGACCTGCGGCTCGGCTACTTCCTCGTCTTCAGCTTCGACGGCGACGCCGtgctcaccgtgaaggtgttcgACGTGAGCATGTGCCGCAGGCACTACCAGCACGACGGTGACACCA GCAGTGGGAGCAGCAGCGACGGTGACAGTGGGAGCAGCAACGCCAGCGACGGCGGCAGTGGTGGCAACAACTGGAGCCTGGCGGAGATGGACGTCGAGGACGGGCCGACGGGGCAGTTCAGCGCCATGCTGAGGAAATGCAACCTGGGCATGAAGCAGGAACAGTACCTG AACGTGCCGGTGGATTTCCAGCTCGCGCACGGGTACGCGGAGAGGAGCAAGGTGGAGCTGCGGATGCGCGGCAAGTCGTGGCTCGTGCACCTCAAGCACAACCCCAAGACGGGTGGCAGGCCGCGGGCGTCTTTCAGGTACGGATGGCACCAGTTCTGCGTCGACAACGCCCTCGGCGAGGGCGACACCTGCTTCTTCCGAGCGCTCCGCCAAGgcagcgccggcggcggcggcgaggaccaCCTACTCAAGGTGGAAGTGAGGAGGCGCGACGGCAGCTTCCTGGTCTGA
- the LOC119284884 gene encoding uncharacterized protein LOC119284884, translating into MLRSCAGHGARTVASPRRATPPHRGRRPHLLGPRSSAKKSPEEAERGGGNAKNGLAGALPSKTVLLRAGAVLFALGFVDAGYSGDWSRIGAISKDAEELLKLGAYAVVPLCLALALRAPGDGGDES; encoded by the exons ATGCTGCGCTCCTGCGCCGGCCACGGCGCCAGGACGGTCGCCTCTCCGCGCAGGGCCACGCCGCCGCACCGCGGCAGGCGCCCGCACCTCCTCGGCCCGCGCAGCAGCGCAAAGAAGTCCCCCGAGGAAGCAGAGCGAGGCGGGGGCAacgccaagaacggcctcgccggcGCGCTCCCCAGCAAGACGGTGCTCCTGCGCGCCGGCGCGGTTCTCTTCGCCCTCGGCTTCGTCGACGCCGG GTACAGCGGCGACTGGTCCCGCATCGGCGCCATCTCCAAGGACGCCGAGGAGCTGCTCAAGCTCGGGGCCTACGCCGTCGTGCCTCTCTGCCTGGCCCTCGCACTCCGGGCGCCCGGAGACGGCGGCGATGAATCTTAG
- the LOC119284885 gene encoding uncharacterized protein LOC119284885, whose product MWSFASNAIAGSIKKKVQPSKGSLSNHDCSDDDGSSCASREEGLECPICCESFNIVENVPYVLWCGHTMCKNCILGLQWAVVKFPTLPIQLPLFVSCPWCNLLSFRLVYKGNLKFPRKNYFLLWMVESMNGDRAKFHSSGHEERQSVCPSSGGTSSSQHHRRTPTARAETSSSARDRNATANTSNTASVSLQKLMVCFVQLTAKFPLVIMFLLIVLYAVPASAAVLLLYVLVTFLFALPSFLILYFAYPTLDWLVREIFT is encoded by the coding sequence ATGTGGAGTTTTGCATCAAATGCCATAGCTGGAAGCATAAAGAAAAAGGTACAACCATCAAAAGGCAGCTTATCCAATCATGATTGCTCTGATGACGATGGTTCTTCATGTGCAAGTCGAGAGGAAGGCCTTGAATGCCCAATTTGCTGTGAATCCTTCAACATCGTAGAGAACGTTCCTTATGTCTTGTGGTGTGGTCACACAATGTGCAAGAACTGCATCTTAGGTCTTCAGTGGGCTGTTGTCAAGTTCCCAACCCTTCCTATCCAGCTGCCTCTCTTTGTCTCGTGTCCTTGGTGCAACCTATTATCTTTCCGGCTGGTGTACAAGGGCAACCTCAAGTTCCCACGTAAGAACTACTTTCTGCTGTGGATGGTTGAGAGCATGAATGGTGACAGAGCAAAGTTCCATTCCTCTGGTCATGAAGAGCGCCAATCAGTATGTCCCTCCAGTGGCGGCACCAGTTCCAGTCAACACCACCGAAGAACCCCTACGGCACGAGCAGAGACCTCCTCTTCTGCCAGAGATAGAAATGCCACTGCCAACACCTCCAACACTGCCAGCGTGTCTCTCCAAAAGCTTATGGTGTGCTTCGTGCAGCTGACGGCCAAGTTCCCGCTCGTGATAATGTTCCTCCTCATAGTTCTCTACGCCGTCCCTGCCAGCGCCGCGGTTCTGCTCCTGTACGTCCTTGTCACGTTTTTGTTTGCGCTGCCGTCGTTTCTGATCCTCTACTTTGCTTATCCCACCTTGGACTGGCTCGTGAGAGAGATATTCACTTGA